AAACACACCTGCAGTTTCTTGGACACACATTCATCAAAAGGTTGAATCCAATTTCTCTCCCTTTGAATATATTGGGCTTAGTGACTCATTCTGTTCCTATGGTCTTAGGAACAGAATATAACAGGAGAAACAATGAAACTTCTGATATCAGGCCATAAAAAGTGATACAGCTACTCTGTCTCTCAGTCCCTAAGCAAGCAGGTTACAAGTGTGGCTGCTCTGAAGCCACTCTGCTGGAGATCACACAGAAAGATGCCTAAGGAGTACCAGTGGGTCCAGCCCCAGCAGTCTGGGGCTTCCCAGCCCAGACCCCAGACCTGGGCATCAAACTATCCCAGCTCTAGCCTCCAAGTGTCCACAAATGGAGAAGAATCAAGCTGAACCAAGGGAGCCCTGCCTGTCTTGCAGGTTCATGCACAAAACAAATGCTGTGGTTAAACCAACTACATCTAGGGTGGTTTTTTATGCAGCAATAATAACCAGAGCTGATGGTAAAGCAAAGAGCCTCCAAATGCCTGGAGTAAATATTTTACCAGCTGAACACATGATATTTGAAATTTAGCCCATATAGTCCACACCACTGAAATGTGTTCATTATGGACTAATGTATTCAGTTCTATACGGGCTAAATTTCAGAAAGTTATTTTGCATGCTGCATTATTTAACAAGCGACTTCAGTAATCTGGACTCCAGAGTAGTGAAGACCTGGACCCTGTTCTGGGTGGAAGCTTAGGGAACACTAAGCCTGGGAGAGACATTGACTTCACCACCTGGTGTGCAAGAGCAGAAGTGAGGGGTGAGAGTCAGAGACCCTCCATCACTTCCACACCTTTCAGGAGGCAAAGGAGAGGACCCCAAATGACAGCGTTGCTGAAAGCTCAGTCATGGGACCTTCTGAGCTCTAGACCAGCATATCCTGCTGTCGtatgataaaaatatgtatttggccTTTGTCTCCAGTCTTGGCAAAAAACTCCTGAGACCCTTGCAACTTCCTGAGTGACAGGGTGTATTTTGCTATTTATAAAGAGCCCATTTTGATCACACCtatttatgttaatgaggtgatttAGAGTGGGGCCCCTAGATAAGGCTCCTCACCAGGAAGACCGAGTGATTAGAGTTGGAATTTTCAGCTTCACCCACTGGCCtccaagaaggagaagggacttaGAGATTGAGGACTAtgaaaactctttttttattttattattttatattttattattttagagagaggtgaagggagggagaaaaagagggagagaaacatcaaagtatgAGAGAAATATTATTGGTTGTTTCTCACACACTCCCACCCGGGACTGCCCCACGTCCCAGGCCTGGGTCCTGACAggaaaccaaacccacaacctgtcCCTTTGGgggcgatgcccaaccaactgagccacatcagtcagggctcttAGGAAAACTCTGACAGGTgcgaggtgatagctcattgtggttttcatctgCGTTCCTTTGATGACTAGTGACGTTGAGCATGTTTCATTTATCCACtggcatctgtatgtcctctttggagatatctattcaggtcctctgttcattttttaaattggattatttgtttttatgctgaggagttgtatgagttctttataaattttgggtactAACCCATTATCAAATAGATGATTGGCAAatgtcttctttcattcagtgggtgtctttgaattttgttgatggtttcttttgctgtgcaaaactttttcagttcatgtagccccatttgtttacctttttgttgttttccttgcctgaagagatatcagaaaaaaattaagagcagTGTCAGAGTTTACTGACTAGGTTTTCTTCTACAAGTTTTaagacttacatttaagtctttaatccattttgagtttattcttatatatggtataagaaggtggtttagtttctttttctttgcatgtatccatccaattttccccaaattatttattgaatagagtgtctttacctcattgtgtgttcttgcctcctttctcgtatattaactgaccatataggcatgggtttacttttgggccctctattctgtccCACTGATCTACAGTATGTGTCTATTTCTACACCAGGACCATGTTGTTTTGACTGCTATGGTCTTGTACCATAGTTTGAGGTCAGGCAGCATGACACCTCCAACCTTGTTCTTCCtcatgattgctgtggctatttgggatcttttgtggtttccatataaatttttagggttattttttcctagttttgtgaaaaatgccTTTATCGTTTTGATAGGAATGGCATTACAtgtatacattgctttgggtagttgtgggcattttaatgatgttaattctaccTTTCCATGAggatggtatatgcttccacttatttgcatcttcttcaatttctttcttcagtgtcttacaatttcctgagtacaggtcttttacctccttggctaaatttatcccaagctattttcttatttttgatgcaattataaatggtatagatttcttaatttctttttccgatagttcattattgatgtataaaaatgcaccTGACTTccgaatatttatttatttatttttagagaggggtggggagggagaaagagagggagagaaaaatcaatgtgtggttgcctcttctgcacCCCCCACCAGAGACTCCActggcaatccaggcatgtgccctgactgggaatcaaacagcgaccctttgttttgcaggctggcactcggtccactgagccacaccaagtaGGGATGAATGTTTACtctgtatcctgcaactttaatgaattaatttatcagttctagtagtttttatttttggggggggtacCATTAGGGTTGTCTATATATTGTATGACGTCatttgtaaataatgacagttttacttctttccaatgtggatgccttttatttcttttacttgtctgattgctgtggctaggacttgcaatactatgttgaatagaagtggtctCACCACTTTTGTTGGTATAaaaaccggggggggggggggtgcgcggCTCAGCACCGTTAACCGTTGGGCAATCAATATTAGTCATTAACATGATCCTTACCTATCCCCTCACTACCTCTTTTACCTGCTCCCACATCCGAATGTCTAAAACCCCTAAAGCCATGGCCCCTTTAAATTCTGCCACATTATAAGGTTATTATGGCTCCGTTAAATGACCTGGGTAGGCGggatttgctttttattttttgtgaaattGCGGATGTGTTTCTAGTCTCTCCCGCGTTTTATACAAGTAACGGCACACCGTGCACATAGGTTTTTTAGTGGTTCCCCCAACTGGTCTCCTGAGCCCTGCATCAGTGTGCCCTGGTTAGAGAGCCTGTAGGGCACCGCTTCAGACCTACTGACTCAGGGCGCTAGCGTGGGCCCGGCAACATTCCGCAAGCGCGCCGGGGATGCTCCTGCGCGCTCAATTTTGAGAGCCATTGACTTACATCAAAGGAAAACTAGCCTTAACACAAAAGAAAACGAAACGAAACgaaacaaaacaatgcaaaaacatttttgaagtccCCCCAATCCCCGGGCTCCGCATTCCCTCGGAGGGCCCGGGAGGGACTCTCACAACCTCGGAGCAGCAGGGCGGCCACCCCGCAGTCCCAGCACACGTCAGACCCCAGCTCCCCGACGCCGGGGACAGGGCGCAGGGGCCGGTGGCGCCGGTTTCCTGCGGCGGTGGGGCGGTGCGCGCAGACCGCGGAGGGGCGGCGGGCGGGACCGGAGGAGGAGCGGGGACGTGCTCCCGGGCGCCGCGCGAATGGCCTCCGGCAGCTCTGGGCTCGCTGCCCCCTGCGCTGGCCGGCGCGTCTCCGCACGGTTCCCCGCCCCAGACTCGGCCCAGGTGCACGCGGAGCGGCTTTCGGAAGCGCCGGGAAGGGAGCATGCCCGGCAGGGTCAGGATTCCGACTGGGATTGGCGCCCGGAGAGCCCCAAAGTTATAGGAAGGGAGAGGACGAGAAGGAGACACCTCGCGCTCTCGGGCCGCGCGGCCGGCCGCCTCCCAGCTTCCCCACAAGTGGGTTCTCCTCAGTTGCGCCTCAGCCCCGCGGACTTCCTGGGCCGCTCAGACAGCCGGGAGGAGCTCGCTCTGCGGCCCTCCGCGGGCGAACCGGTCAGGGCCTGCGGACTAACATTACCGGCCGAAGAAAGACTGCTCATGCCTGTGTCAACGAAAGCTGAGCGGGAGTTCATCCAGGAGCTCCGGAGGCAGGACTGCCGCGGGccctgctggggtgggagggaggtgacaGGGCTCCCCAACTTCCAGAAGCCATCTCTCACTTTCCGCTTGAGCGTTTGGAAACCCCGCCCGCGCGCTCCAGCCCCGCGCCGCCTCGCTTCCAGGTGTTCCTCGACCGCCCCGCCCCAGGTCCTCCCCGGTCACCCGCAGGTTCAATCCAGAGGTGACCTGGCCGGGAGCCGGCCCTTGACCCGCATCCTCCTCCCACTCCGCCCAGGCGGCCGCCGCTAAAACCCCGAGGTTCCCACGTGAAACTGCGTTCTTATAAGGAGCCCCGGGTGCGCGTTGCACGCGGCCAAAGACTCAAGGTGTTAAGAGTCCGTAAGTCTTGAGCCCAGGGGTTCGCCACCCAGATAGGTCCGGAGGCCAGAAGGCTTCATGGAGCCCCAGGGGGCGCATCTGCTAACTTTGGAGGCGCAGGGACCTGCGCCCTTGGGAGACCCCCCGCCAGCCCAGGACGTGTCCTCCGCGGTGATCCCTTCCACGGAAGGTGTTAGGAACAGCGGTGACACAGAGGAGTCCCGGAGCGTGGACGCCAAGCCCTGGTCTCCCGAGGAGGAGGCTGACCTctgggagcaggaggagctgctggaatgccgccgccgccgccgcgcgcgCTCCTTCTCGCTGCCCGCCGACCCGATCTTGCAGGCAGCCAAGTTCTTGCAGCAGCGACAGCAGCTTGCCCTGGAGCTGGGTGCAGAGGGAGGCGAGAGGGCCGAAGACACGCGGCACAGCCCGGGTGACTGCTGTGCCAAGTGCAAGAAGCGGGTGCAGTTCGCGGACGCGCTTGGGCTGAGCCTGGCCAGCATTAAGCACTTCAGCGAGGCGGAGGAGCCTCAGGTGCCACCAGCCGTGCTCTCTCGTCTCCGCAGCTTCCCTATGAGCGCGGAGGACTTGCAGCAGCTCCCTGGCCTTCTGAACGCGGCTGCCGCGCCCCTTTCCGCGCCGCCTGCACGGCTCCGTCCTCTCTTCGAGCTTCCCGGGCCGGGAGCCGCGGCCGAGCGCCTCCGGCGGCAGCGCGTGTGCCTGGAGCGAGTGCATTGCTCTGCGCCTTGGGGCTCGGAGGTGACGGGCTCCGGCCGAGTGCTGGGCTGCCCCGGGCCGAGGACCGTGGCCGTGCGCTACACTTTCACGGAATGGCGCTCTTTCCTGGACGTGCCCGCGGAACTGCAGCCGGAGCCAGAGGAGACACAGCTGCAGGAGGCGCCAGCGGGAGAACCTAGACCCGAGAGTGCGGAGGAGGAGCCTCGCGCCGAGCGCTTCCATTTCTCTCTGTGCCTGCCCCCGGGTCTGCAGcccaaggagggggaggagatgaGCGCGCCGGATGTAGCCGTCCACTTTGCAGTCTGTTACCGCTGCTCGCAAGGCGAGTACTGGGACAACAACGCGGGGGCCAACTACACGCTATGCTACGCGCGCCCAGCCGACGCTCTCTGAGCAGTCCGAGCGCGCTTCCAGGGACTGTGGGAAGGGAGTGCGCCAGGTGACTTGCCCGGATGCCTTGCTGAGCGTCGTCCACCTTGAGTGAAGGGattgtggaaggaagggagggagccacTCAATCGTAAAGTCGCACCCAGGCAGATTCTGCGAACAGGCATGGTGAGCCTCGGCAAAGCACCCGACCTCCGGCCCTTGTTCTCGTCCCTCAGGCCTTCGTAACTGGCCTCTTGACTTCTAACCCTGCATCAGAATGGAAAGAAATCCTCAAGACTCTGACCAGTAGCTTTCTCCAAGAAAAAGGCTCTTGACCCCTGAGCGAGGCTCTAAGACCTTGGGAAGTGTTTTTAACTGTCAACATCGTGTTTCAGTCTTTGAAGCTTGCTGGAGACCACCCAGGTCTCAGGGAAAAGACGAAGCATCCCGCCACATCTCCCCAAAGGAAGGTGCTGGACTGTGGGTGTTCGCGGGAGCTTTCCCTCGGGGTTCTTTCTCAGAGAAAACCGGGTGGGGCCTTGGACCGCTGTCCTTTGCTCTTAATGGGACTCGGGGAGGCGTTTGTCCGGCCTTGACGATCTTTACTTGTGCCTTTGTACAAATGcgctttaaaaaagtaaaagccacTTGCACACCTCTTATGCTCCACTTTATAATTCCGTTCCTGGGGGTCTGGGAGGTCTTGACAGGTAGGGGAGCTTCCTCAGCTGATGACGTTTGCAGTTTCACAGTAGTTAAGCAGTGCTAATACTGAATTTCCTCACTTCGATCCCTCCTGTCTGTTGTAAAGGCCCAAATTTCCCAGACTGggcaaaaaatattctttaatatgtTTCGTGGCAGGGTTCTGTCCCCCAATGAAATAAGTGAAACGAAACGCCAGAGTAATCCAGTGGGCCTTGGCTGCTAGCCGCGCGCGGGAGCTGGGCGCTCATCTCCAGCCACCTTTGTGCAGGCAGACCACAGAGCCTGAGTTCTTCCAGGCCATTAGCAGTCTTTGAAGCTGGACCCAAGCGCAGTGGATAGAGAATGAAAAGTTGGCCCTCTGTCCCACTCCGAGCCACAGCAGGTAGTGGTGATGTGATGCATGGCGAAACATCCCCAGCAAGTAAATGCTCTTACCCAGATGGGTGCCCCACACGTGGCAGGACTGGACCCGGATGTGGTCACCCTTCATGCACCGCTGATGGCTGTGGATGTCCAAATGGGGTGGCCATGAATGAGCAGGACAGATGGGCATCCTGGATGAGGGCTCCATTCTTTTACACCTTGGTCATCTGTT
This Phyllostomus discolor isolate MPI-MPIP mPhyDis1 chromosome 5, mPhyDis1.pri.v3, whole genome shotgun sequence DNA region includes the following protein-coding sequences:
- the PPP1R3G gene encoding protein phosphatase 1 regulatory subunit 3G, yielding MEPQGAHLLTLEAQGPAPLGDPPPAQDVSSAVIPSTEGVRNSGDTEESRSVDAKPWSPEEEADLWEQEELLECRRRRRARSFSLPADPILQAAKFLQQRQQLALELGAEGGERAEDTRHSPGDCCAKCKKRVQFADALGLSLASIKHFSEAEEPQVPPAVLSRLRSFPMSAEDLQQLPGLLNAAAAPLSAPPARLRPLFELPGPGAAAERLRRQRVCLERVHCSAPWGSEVTGSGRVLGCPGPRTVAVRYTFTEWRSFLDVPAELQPEPEETQLQEAPAGEPRPESAEEEPRAERFHFSLCLPPGLQPKEGEEMSAPDVAVHFAVCYRCSQGEYWDNNAGANYTLCYARPADAL